The following are from one region of the Ignavibacteriota bacterium genome:
- a CDS encoding replication-associated recombination protein A has protein sequence MKSKKSDDKTGLPNTPLADRVRPKSLTEFYGQEHLVGEGKPIRLMIENQTVTSFILWGPPGTGKTTLAQIIANETDSKFYQISAVSAGVKDVRNIIQIAEHNKSLGLRSILFIDEIHRFNKAQQDALLHSVETGLIILIGATTENPSFEVIPALRSRARIYVLNELSKNDLHKILHNAISKDEYLLKYNIEVPAEDYLLYLSGGDARIMLSIFESAIIQEIEKEKIIVTKELLDNIIQRKNVVYDKGGEEHYNLISAFIKSVRGSDPDAALYWLARMLEGGEDPLFIARRLIVLASEDIGNAAPNGLVLAEAAFGAVEKIGMPEARIILAQCTTYLASSPKSNASYIGISKAEHEVKNQPLYQVPVHLRNAPTKLMEELGYGEKYKYPHDFENNFLIEKYFPDEMDGKQFYFPTENGQEKNLKDRLKFLWKEKKKYN, from the coding sequence TTGAAATCGAAGAAAAGTGATGACAAAACCGGATTACCGAACACTCCGCTTGCTGACAGAGTAAGACCAAAATCTCTTACAGAATTTTACGGACAGGAACATCTCGTTGGTGAAGGCAAACCAATCCGGTTGATGATTGAAAATCAAACGGTCACTTCATTTATTCTTTGGGGACCACCGGGAACTGGTAAAACAACTCTCGCACAAATTATCGCAAATGAAACTGACTCAAAATTTTATCAGATCAGTGCTGTTTCTGCTGGAGTGAAGGATGTCAGAAATATTATTCAGATTGCCGAACATAATAAAAGTCTCGGACTTCGGTCAATTCTTTTCATTGATGAAATTCATCGCTTCAACAAAGCTCAGCAGGATGCATTGCTTCATTCAGTTGAAACTGGTTTAATAATTTTAATCGGTGCAACTACTGAAAATCCTTCGTTCGAAGTAATTCCTGCTCTTCGTTCGCGTGCAAGAATTTATGTGCTGAATGAACTTTCAAAAAATGATCTTCACAAAATTTTGCACAATGCAATTTCAAAAGATGAATACCTGTTGAAATATAATATTGAAGTACCGGCTGAAGATTATTTGCTATATCTGTCTGGCGGCGATGCAAGAATAATGCTGAGCATATTTGAATCAGCAATCATTCAGGAGATTGAAAAGGAAAAAATCATTGTAACAAAAGAACTTCTCGATAATATTATTCAAAGAAAAAATGTTGTTTACGATAAAGGTGGAGAAGAACATTACAATTTAATTTCAGCTTTCATCAAAAGTGTTCGCGGAAGTGATCCTGATGCAGCACTTTACTGGCTTGCAAGGATGCTTGAAGGTGGTGAAGACCCATTATTCATTGCAAGAAGATTAATTGTTCTGGCTTCTGAGGATATTGGAAATGCAGCGCCAAACGGACTTGTTCTGGCTGAAGCTGCTTTTGGTGCAGTTGAAAAAATAGGAATGCCGGAAGCGAGAATTATTTTAGCACAGTGTACAACATATCTCGCATCCAGTCCGAAAAGTAATGCATCTTATATCGGAATTTCGAAAGCGGAACATGAAGTAAAAAACCAACCACTTTATCAGGTTCCTGTTCATTTACGAAATGCGCCAACAAAGTTGATGGAAGAACTTGGCTACGGTGAGAAATACAAATATCCTCACGACTTTGAAAATAATTTTTTAATTGAAAAATATTTTCCTGATGAGATGGACGGGAAGCAATTTTATTTCCCAACAGAAAATGGGCAGGAAAAAAATCTGAAAGACCGACTTAAGTTTTTATGGAAAGAGAAGAAGAAATACAATTGA
- the dprA gene encoding DNA-protecting protein DprA, which yields MSKLNFEQLTDLFLLLSIDGIGPGKFRNLLAKFRSTKNILLADSQSLMNVEGISTNLAKRIRKASHERAETEKFTEKELKKLEKLGGKLITIWDKEYPAILKKIYDPPILFYLLGEMTDSDQYSIAIVGTRQPTNYGKVHAEKISMDLAKQGITIVSGMARGIDSVAHNAAIKSAGRTIAVIGSGLDVIYPAENKKLFEKITECGAVISEFSLGTQPDAQNFPRRNRIISGLSLGVIVIETGLQGGAMQTAAFALDQDREVFALPGNVGVKQSEGTNLLIQKSEAELITSAEDVITELELKLKPVLGKNIPKQQVDLSLFEEKIINVMNSEPLHIDKIATLANLSTSDCLVNLLSLEFKGLIKQLPGKMFALL from the coding sequence GTGAGCAAATTAAATTTTGAACAGTTAACCGATCTGTTTCTGCTTTTATCGATTGATGGGATTGGTCCCGGCAAATTCAGAAATCTGCTGGCAAAATTCAGAAGTACGAAAAATATTCTTTTAGCTGACTCCCAATCTTTGATGAATGTTGAAGGCATCAGTACAAACCTTGCAAAACGAATCAGAAAAGCTTCACACGAAAGAGCAGAGACAGAAAAATTCACTGAGAAAGAATTAAAAAAATTAGAAAAACTTGGCGGGAAATTAATTACAATCTGGGATAAGGAATATCCTGCAATCCTGAAAAAGATTTACGACCCACCAATTCTTTTTTATCTGCTTGGAGAGATGACTGACAGTGACCAATATTCAATTGCGATTGTCGGAACACGGCAGCCAACAAATTATGGTAAAGTTCATGCAGAAAAAATTTCAATGGACCTTGCTAAACAGGGAATTACAATCGTAAGCGGAATGGCAAGAGGAATTGATTCGGTGGCGCATAATGCTGCAATCAAATCAGCAGGAAGAACAATAGCAGTTATCGGAAGTGGATTAGATGTTATTTATCCTGCTGAAAATAAAAAATTATTTGAGAAAATTACCGAATGTGGTGCTGTGATAAGTGAATTTTCTCTCGGCACACAACCCGATGCACAAAATTTTCCAAGAAGGAACAGAATTATTTCCGGACTAAGTCTTGGTGTTATTGTAATTGAAACAGGACTCCAGGGTGGTGCAATGCAAACAGCAGCATTTGCTCTTGATCAGGATAGAGAAGTTTTTGCATTACCGGGAAATGTTGGAGTTAAACAATCAGAGGGAACAAATCTACTAATTCAAAAATCAGAAGCTGAATTGATTACTTCAGCAGAGGATGTTATTACCGAACTTGAACTTAAACTTAAACCAGTGCTTGGTAAAAATATTCCGAAACAGCAAGTTGATTTGAGTTTATTTGAAGAAAAAATTATTAACGTAATGAATTCTGAACCGCTGCACATTGACAAAATTGCTACGCTTGCAAATCTTTCGACATCAGATTGTTTAGTTAATTTGCTTTCGCTTGAGTTTAAAGGATTGATTAAGCAGCTGCCAGGGAAGATGTTCGCGCTGCTCTAA
- a CDS encoding EutN/CcmL family microcompartment protein, with translation MILARVKGNLVSTQKNSNLVGQKLLLVHPIDLNDNYIGSNDVLAIDVANAGIGDTVLLVQEGKAVQQILGHKKAPVHSIVVAVVDSIDVNEKYTSKK, from the coding sequence GTGATCCTGGCAAGAGTTAAAGGAAACCTGGTTTCGACTCAGAAAAATTCTAATCTTGTCGGGCAAAAATTGTTGCTCGTTCATCCGATTGATTTAAATGATAATTACATTGGTAGTAATGATGTTCTTGCTATTGATGTTGCAAATGCAGGAATTGGTGACACTGTTTTGCTTGTTCAGGAAGGAAAAGCTGTTCAGCAAATTCTTGGACATAAAAAAGCTCCAGTTCATTCAATAGTTGTAGCTGTTGTTGATTCAATCGATGTGAACGAGAAATACACTTCTAAAAAATAA
- a CDS encoding D-alanine--D-alanine ligase: MIKVKPKIALLVGGTSPERDVSKKSGKGILQALKNLQYPAVVIDPAYGLHQPKEEMQFFSEKDYSEISNRNCIDAINSTMFDNVDIVFSAMHGKWAEDGTIQSLLELRGLKYIGSKVLASALAMDKDMSKVIFRQTGVQTADWFTINYKSFEPVLIADEIKRRFGFPCIIKANDQGSTVGLKFVKDESEVEEGIALAQQYSSKALIEKYIPGRELTVTVLLNEALPVLEIVPKSGFYDYKHKYTSGMSEYIVPANIPDDVAKKAQQQAITAFHSLGCEGYARVDFRMNNQNELFCLEVNTLPGMTPTSLVPKAAKAVGISFDELVDKIIKQAL; encoded by the coding sequence ATGATTAAAGTAAAACCCAAAATAGCATTATTAGTCGGTGGAACTTCTCCCGAAAGAGATGTTTCAAAAAAATCAGGCAAAGGAATTTTGCAGGCTTTAAAGAATCTTCAATATCCTGCAGTTGTTATTGATCCGGCTTATGGATTGCATCAGCCAAAAGAAGAAATGCAATTCTTTTCTGAAAAAGATTATTCTGAAATATCTAACCGGAATTGTATTGATGCAATTAATTCTACGATGTTTGATAATGTCGATATTGTTTTTTCTGCAATGCACGGAAAGTGGGCTGAAGATGGTACAATTCAATCACTACTTGAACTCCGCGGATTAAAATATATCGGATCAAAAGTTCTTGCAAGTGCTCTTGCAATGGATAAGGATATGTCGAAAGTAATTTTCAGACAGACCGGAGTTCAAACCGCTGATTGGTTTACTATTAATTACAAAAGTTTCGAACCTGTTCTTATTGCTGATGAAATTAAGCGGCGATTCGGATTTCCATGTATCATAAAAGCGAATGATCAGGGTTCAACAGTCGGATTAAAATTTGTTAAAGATGAATCCGAAGTTGAAGAAGGAATTGCACTTGCTCAGCAATATTCTTCCAAAGCATTGATTGAAAAATATATTCCCGGGAGAGAATTAACTGTCACGGTACTTTTAAATGAAGCGTTACCAGTTCTTGAGATCGTTCCGAAAAGTGGTTTCTATGATTACAAACATAAATACACTTCCGGTATGAGTGAATACATTGTTCCTGCAAACATTCCTGACGATGTTGCAAAGAAAGCACAGCAGCAGGCAATAACTGCATTTCATTCTCTCGGCTGCGAAGGTTATGCAAGAGTTGATTTCAGAATGAATAATCAGAATGAATTATTTTGTCTTGAAGTAAATACATTGCCAGGAATGACACCGACAAGTCTGGTTCCAAAAGCAGCAAAGGCAGTTGGAATTTCATTCGATGAATTGGTTGATAAAATAATTAAACAGGCTTTGTAA